The following are encoded together in the Gasterosteus aculeatus chromosome 7, fGasAcu3.hap1.1, whole genome shotgun sequence genome:
- the LOC120823103 gene encoding uncharacterized protein LOC120823103, translated as MKRGSSVLPPPSDAAKRHTHAANSQRTRTHAAGDGARSLSSHRAEQDAHAAGSSPFPAATSLFSPDVGTKMASDLLIRLSEATQKAQMHPGRLAEAEPQRRDALPEGRGGQQDEPGLALSPDGPGASPEPPPLSHTPDGNAATDTLASDLLRKLAERQEVSVHAVKVKEEEEPMQVDTLVTSDLARDRPIPKETSLKTAGHRVFSIKAEDQGLNGIKGAEQLHPRDKMADGRLRWPGPKTPHGVVSGPNGLQFRVKVEDRGVSGTKMEDQLLFQAKIAERPFSAANASNKLLSGVKEEPAAARLDRASSGAKAEDQFPPGAKMADQCLRAALWQDMSVNLASTLLHQLSERVSKANTRPEARTPPPPPPATSSPVLKATVDALCSSQDPPHETESSLGGDRPTGCSYFYRCHVCGFETDGRGLFQSHMTDHRRWERGSFSLRCCVCDHSTNQEAEMRAHAVTHTQRNTGADGAPRCPVTSPAASGSTPSVAVATQLENSTSEHRCRICQRSFPGQQELQVHFQGHRHGNQYRCDRCGHLTRTANKLVEHVRVHTGERPFTCDLCPYSAKRRDSLRLHCKVKHPGDVHTHRSYVHRDNHRSNKHVQRLHTPANTHTAAASALPPLHPSLCDRAGWRDLSPLLPITTLISLKPRPLSSSSSSSSASSSAKHSFLGYLGLTTPL; from the exons atGAAGCGTGGGTCGAGTGTGTTGCCGCCTCCCTCCGATGCAGCcaaacgacacacacacgccgcaaACTCACAACGCACGAGGACGCACGCGGCCGGCGATGGCGCCCGCTCGCTGAGCTCGCACCGCGCCGAACAGGACGCACACGCCgcgggttcgagtcccttcccGGCAGCCACTTCCCTCTTCAGCCCGGATGTCGGCACCAAGATGGCGTCCGACCTCCTCATCCGGCTGTCAG AGGCCACCCAGAAGGCCCAGATGCATCCTGGGAGACTCGCGGAGGCGGAGCCTCAGCGGCGCGACGCCCTGCCGGAGGGGCGCGGCGGGCAGCAGGACGAGCCGGGCCTCGCTCTCTCGCCGGACGGCCCGGGGGCGAgtcccgagccgccgccgctctcACACACGCCCGACGGAAACGCCGCCACCGACACGCTGGCCTCAGATCTGCTGAGGAAACTGGCAg AGCGTCAGGAAGTGAGCGTCCATGCGGTGAaggtcaaagaagaagaagagccgaTGCAAGTCGACACattggtgacctctgacctcgctcGAGATCGACCAATCCCGAAGGAGACCTCCCTAAAGACGGCGGGCCACCGCGTCTTCAGCATTAAAGCGGAAGACCAGGGTCTTAATGGCATAAAGGGGGCGGAGCAGCTTCACCCCAGAGACAAGATGGCGGACGGGCGCCTTCGTTGGCCCGGACCAAAGACGCCTCACGGCGTCGTCTCCGGGCCCAACGGCCTACAGTTCCGGGTGAAGGTGGAGGATCGTGGCGTCTCTGGAACCAAGATGGAGGACCAGCTTCTCTTTCAAGCCAAAATCGCAGAGCGACCTTTCTCCGCCGCCAACGCCAGCAACAAGTTGCTCTCTGGGGTCAAGGAGGAGCCCGCTGCCGCGAGGCTGGACCGCGCCTCCTCGGGAGCGAAGGCGGAGGACCAGTTCCCCCCCGGAGCCAAGATGGCCGACCAGTGCCTGAGGGCCGCGCTGTGGCAGGACATGTCGGTGAACCTGGCGTCCacgctgctgcaccagctctcAG AGCGAGTCAGCAAAGCCAACACGCGGCCGGAGGcgaggacgccgccgccgccgccgcccgccacAAGCAG CCCTGTACTGAAGGCGACTGTGGACGCACTCTGCTCCTCCCAAGACCCTCCTCATg AAACGGAAAGCAGCCTCGGCGGGGATCGGCCCACCGGCTGCTCCTACTTCTACAG GTGTCACGTGTGCGGCTTTGAGACGGACGGCCGCGGCCTTTTCCAGAGTCACATGACGGACCACCGGCGATGGGAGCGCGGCTCCTTCTCGCTGCGCTGCTGCGTGTGCGACCACTCGACCAATCAGGAGGCAGAGATGAGGGCTCACGCCGTCACGCACACGCAGAGGAACACGGGAGCCGACGGAGCGCCGAG ATGCCCCGTCACCTCTCCCGCCGCCTCCGGCAGCACACCGTCAGTTGCCGTGGCAACCCAGTTAGAGAACAGCACCTCGGAGCATCGCTGCCGCATCTGCCAGAGGTCGTTTCCAGGGCAACAGGAGCTGCAGGTCCACTTCCAGGGTCATCGCCACGGCAACCAGTACCGGTGCGACCGGTGCGGCCACCTGACGCGGACAGCCAACAAGCTGGTGGAGCACGTGCGCGTGCACACGGGGGAGCGCCCGTTCACCTGCGACCTTTGCCCCTACAGCGCCAAGAGGCGGGACAGTCTGCGCCTCCACTGCAAGGTCAAACACCCCGGCGACGTGCACACGCACCGGTCGTACGTGCACAGAGACAACCATCGCTCCAACAAACACGTGCAGCGGCTGCACACACCGgcgaacacacacaccgctgcagcctccgccctccctcctctccatccctcgcTCTGTGACCGGGCAGGGTGGAGGgatctgtctcctctcctccccatcACCACGCTCATCTCTCtgaagccacgccccctttcctcctcctcctcctcctcctccgcctcctcctccgccaaaCACTCCTTCCTCGGTTACCTCGGTCTGACGACTCCTttgtaa
- the LOC120823106 gene encoding uncharacterized protein LOC120823106 isoform X3, whose protein sequence is MIDKNGSWFWSDDSASKIRGRTNQRLDMGRGGGACLAIKPLSGELESAACGQLRFYICSTGASRSTVAPGNTKPVEPGEILTGIVPTESLFEVLWSFSDPLVEEILRSSTFLGELRSGRLTQSCYDRFVQQEALYLQRVGGMLEVLIGRFPEADGATSLLWDAFKQYRSGNQSRLPSPPPPPWLRSSLASFHAVALEEPVYWLVALSARAGLRHLVVGELLPSGGPEAGGRLLREWSGDARADVTWTRRYRKLVEERQQHMDVFKAVNIFRDHMKNQRSLHKAVACDEEEERSS, encoded by the exons AATGGCTCCTGGTTTTGGAGCGACGACTCGGCGTCCAAGATCCGTGGCCGGACCAATCAGAGGCTGGACATgggcagagggggcggggcttgctTGGCAATCAAACCATTAA GTGGCGAGCTGGAGAGCGCCGCCTGTGGCCAGCTCAGGTTCTACATCTGCTCCACGGGAGCCAG CAGGTCTACTGTCGCCCCCGGCAACACGAAACCAGTGGAGCCAGGTGAGATACTCACAG GCATCGTGCCCACGGAGAGTCTGTTCGAGGTGTTGTGGAGTTTCAGCGACCCGTTGGTGGAGGAGAtcctccgctcctccaccttcctcggGGAGCTGCGGTCCGGCCGGCTGACGCAGAGCTGCTACGACCGTTTcgtccagcaggaggcgctCTACCTGCAGCGAGTCGGCGGCAtgctggag GTTCTCATTGGTCGCTTCCCGGAAGCGGACGGCGCAACGTCGCTTCTGTGGGACGCCTTTAAACAGTATCGCAGCGGCAACCAG aGCCGCCtcccctcgccgcccccccctccgtggCTGCGGTCCTCCCTGGCGTCCTTCCACGCCGTGGCCCTGGAGGAGCCCGTCTACTGGCTGGTGGCTCTGTCGGCCCGGGCCGGCCTCCGTCACCTCGTGGTCGGCGAGCTGCTCCCCTCCGGGGGGCCGGAGGCCGGCGGCCGCCTCCTCCGGGAGTGGAGCGGGGATGCTCGGGCGGACGTCACCTGGACACGCAG GTACAGGAAGCTGGTAGAAGAGCGACAGCAGCACATGGACGTGTTCAAAGCCGTCAACATCTTCAGAGATCACATGAAGAACCAGAGGAGCCTCCACAAGGCCGT agcctgtgatgaagaggaggagcggTCCAGCTGA
- the LOC120823106 gene encoding uncharacterized protein LOC120823106 isoform X4: protein MGRGGGACLAIKPLSGELESAACGQLRFYICSTGASRSTVAPGNTKPVEPGEILTGIVPTESLFEVLWSFSDPLVEEILRSSTFLGELRSGRLTQSCYDRFVQQEALYLQRVGGMLEVLIGRFPEADGATSLLWDAFKQYRSGNQSRLPSPPPPPWLRSSLASFHAVALEEPVYWLVALSARAGLRHLVVGELLPSGGPEAGGRLLREWSGDARADVTWTRRYRKLVEERQQHMDVFKAVNIFRDHMKNQRSLHKAVACDEEEERSS from the exons ATgggcagagggggcggggcttgctTGGCAATCAAACCATTAA GTGGCGAGCTGGAGAGCGCCGCCTGTGGCCAGCTCAGGTTCTACATCTGCTCCACGGGAGCCAG CAGGTCTACTGTCGCCCCCGGCAACACGAAACCAGTGGAGCCAGGTGAGATACTCACAG GCATCGTGCCCACGGAGAGTCTGTTCGAGGTGTTGTGGAGTTTCAGCGACCCGTTGGTGGAGGAGAtcctccgctcctccaccttcctcggGGAGCTGCGGTCCGGCCGGCTGACGCAGAGCTGCTACGACCGTTTcgtccagcaggaggcgctCTACCTGCAGCGAGTCGGCGGCAtgctggag GTTCTCATTGGTCGCTTCCCGGAAGCGGACGGCGCAACGTCGCTTCTGTGGGACGCCTTTAAACAGTATCGCAGCGGCAACCAG aGCCGCCtcccctcgccgcccccccctccgtggCTGCGGTCCTCCCTGGCGTCCTTCCACGCCGTGGCCCTGGAGGAGCCCGTCTACTGGCTGGTGGCTCTGTCGGCCCGGGCCGGCCTCCGTCACCTCGTGGTCGGCGAGCTGCTCCCCTCCGGGGGGCCGGAGGCCGGCGGCCGCCTCCTCCGGGAGTGGAGCGGGGATGCTCGGGCGGACGTCACCTGGACACGCAG GTACAGGAAGCTGGTAGAAGAGCGACAGCAGCACATGGACGTGTTCAAAGCCGTCAACATCTTCAGAGATCACATGAAGAACCAGAGGAGCCTCCACAAGGCCGT agcctgtgatgaagaggaggagcggTCCAGCTGA
- the otud4 gene encoding OTU domain-containing protein 4 produces the protein MDGGGSTKSNEEREAEKSMDGYLKTQGLHRKKIAKDGSCLFRAVAEQVLHNQGRHTEVRAKCVEFLKENRGSYEAFIEGDFEDYLLKLQDPQQWVGEVEINALAVIYKRDFFIFQEPGKPAVNITDNNFKDTVQLCFLNGNHYDSVYAVSHIQAAALCQSILYELLYDGVFGVERGALGSCQRSSRPADLLSDDAMNACVSSDDSDLEAGEPLWVENGANTPARPNNQRGRGRGRLLPERVRRSLNPTLLRNVEYDVWHKSKRAQQKMDYCIAAGMQFTVGDRCQVRLEGRSHSAVIKEVSPNNGPVSVYLEELGSRKQVPLWSLRPPSEENSWSTVVNRGDKKLSNGHGEWEERSRGRGRGRNVASASSSSVSPATAPGASGRVQKQHSWPPQATVEEQAGAKGVRKSLSSVDPHFGLTERQRSAREVEEKNTALVEIQLRDENSFPVLGGDAGRRKGGDKRWCSTTTAKSPVDDVGAPSPSAGQRPKSSTPPLAPPAAALPRPSLPAAAPPANCQSSLPPPAAPSIKPPSAGGAVPPPLPPAATLSPALPAASHRSSSPPPPSSLPAPTFIAPIAPSPAAALGFLPRSSPPLSSFPRSSPPLSSFPRSPSPASFSSFSSPPVQQAPPPQSSSVHPPMTRPPLTHGGGLQMQSEAPPPQALWPPHPQGQHQYLSQSEAVQSSQPADGGCYPPAPQATGPSPVQLHSPHPSPSHPSLQYQAQAPHPEVHAPSHPPHPQLQSAAPPHHQSIPGAVPLQQLSQLYQDPLYPGFPRGEGGDVAPTPLFSSSKSGNDLPRDLNILKFFFNLGIKAYSMPMCPPYIYLLPLQQAHTLQPKLPSPSCSPTPHYPPSSHQEAYPHPQHDPPAPLPEPPEPHFNQATTYPFAQPQAHRMPSPSWQQPQMPPHSSTSYQVGYPHPGSSYQAAPPMSQGYQRSQGQPVYPQYPPPSSMGYLSPSAHEELPMEQRQPSPSAANVANANNNNKAGFGLKEVGDGLTRAVLLVDPPFNNTPIITLVSKPDVKDVSMATMNPRSSPGSPSPYDLNVSVDNRRPRGCRSYQRPHHPANAYVQLGPPEPGQLGYMSTASVSCSTEDQWEEAGFRPATSNPRGLRKNPRGGRGRGGYDPARGGPRRRHGGDEGVDSSYIQYSPSHRGRGRERGY, from the exons ATGGACGGCGGCGGGAGCACGAAGAGCAACGAGGAAAGGGAGGCGGAGAAATCGATGGACGGCTACCTGAAGACGCAGGGTCTGCATCGGAAGAAGATCGCCAAAGACGGCTCCTGCTTGTTCCGCGCTGTCGCCGAGCAG GTGCTGCACAACCAAGGCCGTCACACCGAGGTCCGGGCCAAGTGCGTCGAGTTCCTGAAGGAGAACCGAGGGAGCTACGAGGCG TTTATTGAAGGCGACTTTGAGGATTATCTCTTGAAGCTTCAAGACCCGCAG CAATGGGTGGGAGAGGTGGAGATCAACGCGCTCGCCGTCATCTACAA GAGAGATTTCTTCATCTTCCAGGAACCTGGAAAGCCGGCCGTCAACATCACAGACAACAACTTCAAGGACACG GTGCAGCTGTGTTTCCTCAACGGGAATCACTACGACAGCGTTTATGCCGTCAGCCACATCCAAGCCGCCGCCCTCTGCCAGT ccATCTTGTACGAGCTGCTGTACGACGGCGTGTTCGGGGTGGAGCGCGGCGCTCTGGGCTCGTGTCAGCGGTCCAGCCGACCCGCCGACCTCCTGAGCGACGACGCCATGAACGCCTGCGTCAGCAGCGACGACTCGGACCTGGAGGCCGGCGAGCCGCTGTG GGTAGAAAACGGAGCGAACACGCCGGCGAGACCCAACAACCAGCGG GGCCGTGGGCGAGGCCGCCTCCTCCCCGAGCGGGTGAGGCGTTCGCTGAACCCGACTCTGCTCAGGAATGTGGAGTATGACGTCTGGCACAAGTCCAAGAGAG ctCAACAGAAGATGGATTATTGCATCGCGGCCGGGATGCAGTTCACTGTCGGAGATCgctgtcag GTCCGTCTGGAGGGGCGGAGCCACAGCGCCGTCATTAAGGAGGTTTCTCCCAACAACGGCCCAGTGAGCGTCTATCTGGAAGAACTGGGAAGCAGGAA ACAGGTTCCCCTTTGgagcctccgcccccccagcgAGGAGAACAGCTGGAGCACAGTGGTCAACCGAGGAGACAAGAAGCTCAGCAACGGACACGGAG AGTGGGAGGAGcgcagcagaggaagaggaagggggagaaacGTCGCTTCCGCATCCTCATCCTCCGTTTCCCCGGCAACAGCCCCGGGCGCTAGTGGGCGTGTGCAGAAGCAGCACTCGTGGCCCCCGCAGGCCACCGTAGAGGAGCAGGCCGGGGCAAAGGgcgtcag GAAGTCCCTGAGCTCGGTGGACCCTCACTTCGGTCTGACGGAGAGGCAGCGCTCGgccagagaggtggaggagaagaacacgGCGCTGGTGGAGATCCAGCTGAGGGACGAGAACAGCTTCCCCGTCCTCGGG GGTGatgcaggaaggaggaagggcGGAGACAAGAGATGGTGCTCGACAACCACGGCG AAAAGTCCGGTCGACGACGTCGGAGCACCGTCACCTTCTGCTGGACAAAGACCCAaatcctccaccccccccctcgccccccccgctgctgctctcccccgcccctccctccccgctgcTGCTCCGCCTGCAAACTGTCAGAgttctcttcctccacctgctgcccCGAGCATCAAACCTCCTTCAGCGGGTGGTGctgttcctcctcccctcccccccgctgccACTCTCTCCCCTGCTCTCCCCGCTGCCTCTCACcgttcctcctcacctcctcccccctcgtcaCTGCCTGCCCCCACTTTCATCGCCCCCATCGCTCCGTCTCCCGCTGCCGCTCTGGGCTTCCtcccccgctcctccccccctctctcctccttcccccgctcctccccccccctctcctccttcccccgcTCACCCAGTccggcctccttctcctccttctcctcgcctccagtccagcaggctcctccccctcaaa GTTCCAGCGTTCACCCCCCAATGACCCGGCCCCCGCTGACCCACGGGGGGGGCCTCCAGATGCAGAGCGAGGCCCCGCCGCCACAGGCCCTCTGGCCCCCCCACCCGCAGGGGCAGCACCAGTACCTCTCCCAGTCGGAGGCGGTCCAGTCCTCCCAGCCGGCTGACGGAGGCTgctacccccccgccccccaggcCACAGGTCCTTCCCCCGTGCAGCTCCAttctccccacccctccccctcccacccctctctCCAGTACCAAGCGCAGGCCCCTCACCCGGAGGTCCATgctccctcccaccctccccacccccagcTGCAATCCGcggccccccctcaccaccAGTCCATCCCAGGAGCCgttcctctgcagcagctgtcCCAGCTCTACCAGGACCCCCTTTACCCCGGGTTccctcggggggaggggggcgacgtGGCTCCGACTCcgctcttctcctccagcaagTCGGGGAACGACCTGCCacgag ATCTCAACATCTTGAAGTTTTTCTTCAACTTGGGCATCAAG GCCTACTCCATGCCCATGTGCCCCCCCTACATctacctcctccccctccagcagGCCCACACCCTGCAACCCAAGctgccctccccctcctgctcccccaccccccactaCCCTCCGTCCAGCCACCAGGAGGCGTACCCCCACCCTCAGCACGACCCACCAGCCCCACTCCCCGAGCCCCCCGAGCCCCACTTCAACCAGGCCACCACGTACCCCTTCGCCCAGCCTCAAGCCCACCGGATGCCCTCCCCCTCCTGGCAGCAGCCCCAGATGCCCCcccacagcagcaccagctACCAGGTTGGGTATCCCCACCCCGGGTCATCGTATCAGGCCGCCCCGCCCATGTCTCAGGGATACCAGCGGTCTCAGGGCCAGCCCGTGTACCCCCagtacccccctccctcctccatggGGTACCTGTCTCCATCGGCCCACGAGGAGCTCCCGATGGAGCAGCGTCAGCCCAGCCCATCTGCTGCTAACGTGGCTAAcgctaacaacaacaacaaagctgGTTTCG GCCTGAAGGAGGTGGGAGACGGTTTGACCCGAGCCGTGCTGCTGGTGGACCCGCCGTTCAACAACACCCCCATA ATCACGCTGGTTTCGAAGCCTGACGTCAAGgacgtctccatggcaaccatgAATCCCAGAAGCTCCCCCGGCTCTCCGTCGCCGTACGACCTCAACGTCTCCGTGGACAACAGGCGCCCCCGCGGTTGCCGTAGTTACCAGAGACCACATCATCCCGCCAACGCGTACGTCCAGCTGGGGCCCCCGGAGCCCGGTCAGCTGGGTTACATGTCCACCGCGTCCGTGAGCTGCAGCACGGAGGACCAGTGGGAGGAGGCGGGATTCAGACCGGCAACCTCGAACCCCAGAGGGTTGAGGAAGAACCCCaggggcgggagggggaggggaggctaCGACCCTGCGCGGGGGGGCCCCCGGAGGAGACATGGGGGAGATGAAGGAGTGGACTCAAGCTACATTCAGTATAGCCCCTCCCACAGGGGGAGGGGCCGGGAGAGAGGATACTAG